Proteins from a genomic interval of uncultured Desulfuromusa sp.:
- a CDS encoding IS110 family transposase, with translation MRFYTKQHHFYCGIDLHADAMYVCILNSVGEVVVHKNISTQPKVFLRLIKPYRERLVVGCECMFSWYWLADLCADEGIDFVLGHALYMRAIHGGKAKNDKIDSHKIAVLLRGGSFPLAYVYPKELRATRDLLRRRNHLVRKKSELIAHIQNTATQYNLPVLGRIAKPTEREGLLNKFTNPVVRRMVEVDLLTIEHYEQLLATLEWQLERITERQAPVELALLKSISGVGRILGMVMLYEIESIARFPRVQDFVSYCRLVKPEKQSNGKSYGHSGKRIGNVHLRWAFGEAVILMLKGNKPLQAKRQRLASKHGKGKALAILSHRLGRAVYFMLKNQVPFDQEKFMQGI, from the coding sequence ATGAGATTCTACACCAAACAGCATCATTTTTATTGTGGTATCGATCTTCATGCCGATGCCATGTATGTCTGTATTCTTAATTCTGTCGGCGAAGTGGTGGTTCATAAGAACATTTCCACCCAACCGAAAGTTTTCTTGCGGCTGATCAAACCTTATCGTGAGCGCCTTGTCGTCGGCTGTGAGTGCATGTTCTCCTGGTACTGGCTGGCCGATCTTTGTGCTGACGAAGGGATCGACTTTGTTCTGGGTCATGCGCTCTACATGCGTGCCATTCATGGGGGCAAAGCCAAAAATGACAAGATTGATTCTCACAAGATTGCCGTGTTACTGCGTGGTGGTTCCTTTCCTCTCGCTTATGTCTATCCGAAAGAGCTTCGGGCGACCCGTGATTTACTCCGTCGCCGCAATCATCTGGTGCGCAAAAAGAGTGAGCTGATTGCTCATATTCAGAATACGGCAACTCAGTACAACCTTCCAGTCTTAGGTCGGATCGCCAAACCCACTGAACGGGAAGGTCTTTTGAATAAATTCACCAATCCGGTGGTGCGCCGCATGGTCGAAGTTGATTTGCTGACCATCGAACATTATGAACAATTGCTTGCCACTCTGGAGTGGCAGCTTGAACGGATAACCGAACGTCAAGCTCCGGTGGAACTGGCCTTGCTCAAAAGCATCTCCGGTGTCGGGCGAATCTTAGGCATGGTGATGCTTTATGAAATCGAAAGTATTGCCCGTTTCCCCCGAGTGCAGGATTTTGTTTCTTACTGCCGCCTGGTGAAACCGGAAAAACAGTCCAATGGTAAAAGCTACGGTCATTCGGGTAAGCGAATCGGCAATGTGCACTTACGCTGGGCTTTTGGTGAGGCGGTCATCTTGATGCTCAAAGGCAATAAGCCGCTGCAAGCCAAACGTCAAAGGCTGGCCAGTAAACATGGCAAAGGGAAAGCTCTGGCGATCCTCTCACACCGTCTGGGTCGTGCCGTCTACTTTATGCTTAAGAATCAGGTGCCTTTTGATCAGGAGAAATTCATGCAAGGCATCTGA